The following proteins come from a genomic window of Trifolium pratense cultivar HEN17-A07 linkage group LG4, ARS_RC_1.1, whole genome shotgun sequence:
- the LOC123921293 gene encoding triacylglycerol lipase 2-like, giving the protein MAKISLSITLMILFCSLTLASRTKISSLNTITALAPSSNDGVCSSLVKTQGYACEEHLVTTQDGYVLNMQRILPRGRRIGNSVPVVLQHGLFMDGVTWLLLPPRQSLVFLLADNGFDVWIANTRGTKYSHQHTTFSSNSSDYWNWSWDELVAYDLPATFKYVHDQTGQKLHYVGHSQGTLVALAAFSKDQQLDKLRSAALLCPIAYVGQMTSPVAKNAADHFIAESLYKLGIFEFSLKGGAAVKFLKDMCKSTSIDCTNLFTSFTGPNCCVNPSIMNTFLDHEPQPTATKNMMHLSQMIRQGTISMFDYEDKDENIRHYGQSSPPIYDMTRLPSELPLFLSYGGADALADVKDVNLLLQSLQDHDADKLVVQYRNDYAHADYVMGQNAKQDVYEPLISFFKLQ; this is encoded by the exons ATGGCAAAGATTTCACTCTCAATTACTCTTATGATTCTCTTCTGTAGTTTAACTCTTGCATCAAGAACAAAAATCTCATCCTTAAACACTATTACTGCATTGGCACCATCATCTAATGATGGTGTTTGTTCATCATTAGTGAAGACACAAGGCTATGCTTGTGAAGAACATTTG GTGACAACACAAGATGGTTATGTTCTTAACATGCAAAGAATTCTACCAAGAGGGAGAAGAATTGGAAATAGTGTACCTGTTGTGTTACAGCATGGATTATTCATG GATGGTGTGACTTGGTTGTTGCTACCTCCAAGACAATCTCTTGTATTTCTTTTGGCAGATAATGGATTTGATGTTTGGATTGCTAACACGCGCGGAACAAAATATAGTCATCAACATACAACATTTTCTAGTAACAGCtcg GATTATTGGAATTGGTCATGGGATGAATTAGTTGCATATGATCTTCCAGCAACATTCAAGTATGTGCATGATCAAACTGGACAAAAACTACACTATGTTGGTCACTCGCAG GGAACTTTGGTTGCATTGGCTGCTTTTTCCAAAGATCAACAACTGGACAAGTTGAGATCAGCTGCTTTGCTTTGTCCAATTGCTTATGTTGGTCAGATGACCTCACCAGTAGCGAAAAATGCCGCTGATCATTTCATTGCAGAG TCTCTATACAAATTGGGAATTTTTGAATTTAGCCTTAAAGG GGGAGCTGCTGTGAAGTTTCTTAAGGACATGTGCAAGAGCACATCCATTGACTGCACCAACTTGTTTACATCTTTTACAG GTCCAAATTGCTGCGTAAACCCTTCGATAATGAATACTTTTTTGGACCATGAACCTCAGCCAACAGCAACAAAGAACATGATGCATCTATCTCAGA TGATAAGGCAAGGAACAATATCAATGTTTGATTATGAGGACAAAGATGAGAATATTAGACACTATGGACAATCAAGTCCACCAATATATGACATGACAAGACTTCCAAGTGAACTTCCATTGTTCCTAAGTTATGGCGGTGCTGATGCTCTTGCTGATGTTAAAGATGTGAACCTTCTACTACAAAGTCTTCAAGATCATGATGCAGATAAGCTTGTAGTGCAGTATAGAAATGATTATGCACATGCAGATTATGTTATGGGACAAAATGCTAAACAAGATGTATATGAACCTCTTATATCTTTCTTTAAGCTTCAATGA
- the LOC123921294 gene encoding protein disulfide isomerase-like 2-3, which translates to MAKLSFIALTIFLSIFNNLLSSYALYGSSSPVLQLTPSNFKSKVLNSNGVVLVEFFAPWCGHCKALTPIWEKAATVLKGVVTVAALDADAHQALAQEYNIRGFPTIKVFVPGKPPVDYQGARDVKPIAEFALQQVKALLKERLSGKATGGSNEKKQSTASASVELNSSNFDELVIKSKELWIVEFFAPWCGHCKNLAPEWKKASNNLKGKVKLGHVDCDADKSLMSRFNVQGFPTILVFGADKDTPIPYEGARTASAIESFALEQLETNVAPPEVTELHSADVLEEKCGSAAICFVAFLPNILDSKAEGRNKYLQQLLTVAEKFKRSPYSYLWVAAGKQPDLEKNVGVGGYGYPALVALNIKKAVYAPLKSAFELDHLIEFVKEAGRGGKGNLPLAGTPTIVKTEPWDGKDGEIIEEDEFSLEELMGEDAPSKDEL; encoded by the exons ATGGCAAAGCTTTCATTCATTGCTCTAACTATTTTCCTTTCTATCTTCAACAATCTTCTCTCTTCTTACGCACTCTATGGTTCTTCTTCACCCGTTCTTCAACTCACTCCTTCAAACTTCAAGTCCAAG GTTCTGAACTCAAATGGAGTCGTTCTTGTTGAATTCTTTGCACCATGGTGTGGACACTGTAAAGCTCTTACTCCTATATGGGAGAAGGCAGCTACTGTATTAAAGGGTGTCGTTACCGTGGCAGCCCTTGATGCTGACGCTCACCAGGCTCTAGCTCAG GAATATAATATTAGAGGATTTCCAACTATAAAGGTGTTTGTACCTGGAAAACCACCGGTTGATTACCAAGGAGCCAGAGATGTCAAGCCAATCGCAGAATTTGCACTTCAGCAG GTGAAGGCTCTTTTGAAGGAACGATTAAGTGGAAAAGCAACAGGGggatcaaatgaaaaaaaacaatCCACTGCTTCTGCTTCGGTAGAATTAAACTCTAGTAACTTTGATGAATTGGTTATCAAAAGCAAAGAACTTTGGATTGTAGAGTTTTTCGCACCTTG GTGCGGCCATTGTAAAAATTTAGCTCCTGAGTGGAAAAAGGCGTCCAATAATTTGAAAGGGAAAGTTAAACTGGGTCATGTTGACTGTGATGCTGATAAG TCTTTAATGAGCAGGTTCAACGTTCAAGGATTCCCTACAATCTTGGTATTTGGAGCCGATAAAGATACTCCAATTCCTTATGAAGGTGCTAGAACTGCTTCAGCCATCGAATCATTCGCATTAGAGCAGcttgaaacaaatgttgctccTCCAGAAGTGACGGAGCTACATAGTGCA GATGTTCTTGAAGAGAAGTGCGGTTCTGCCGCTATCTGTTTTGTTGCCTTCCTTCCCAACATTTTGGATTCCAAGGCTGAGGGAAGAAACAAATACCTTCAGCAGTTATTAACAGTTGCAGAGAAGTTCAAAAGGAGTCCTTACAG CTACTTATGGGTAGCTGCCGGTAAGCAGCCAGATCTTGAGAAGAATGTTGGTGTTGGTGGGTATGGTTATCCAGCTTTAGTAGCATTGAACATTAAGAAAGCTGTTTATGCTCCTCTCAAAAGTGCTTTTGAACTTGACCATCTTAT aGAATTCGTGAAAGAAGCTGGACGTGGCGGTAAAGGTAACTTGCCCCTAGCAGGCACTCCTACCATTGTAAAGACAGAACCATGGGATGGAAAAGATGGAGAAATAATTGAGGAAGATGAATTTTCTCTTGAAGAACTCATGGGAGAAGATGCCCCAAGCAAAGATGaactataa